A part of Magnetococcales bacterium genomic DNA contains:
- a CDS encoding tetratricopeptide repeat protein — protein MFHMHDRQRLFPSFLQGMFLLTMALACLPGGMAEAQESAVASRSEEVTDQELRNVWVSGLYSLELEQVKDAEQKFAFVIARKPFWLARAFENRAMVLERMGRRELANRDYGVALDLYNRDVAAHPGDINPLLRRAEYWDRKGNPEARVRDLSKAIALEPDNVSLLKERAHAWVGMQRPEQALTDLGHLIRLNPEESDPLLARADLAQKLGNNAQAIADYTRAITLAPGSFQAHVSRAELYQKMGQNDPALADFDRAVNLQPDAAPAHFSRGLILFGREHYQAAWEAFDKAVTLRSDQIEYLLRRGMAASRLGRSREALADFDRILALQPGHPLATMYRKQAGG, from the coding sequence ATGTTCCATATGCACGATCGCCAAAGGCTTTTCCCCTCTTTCCTGCAAGGGATGTTTCTTCTGACGATGGCTCTTGCCTGTTTGCCAGGAGGCATGGCGGAGGCGCAAGAGAGCGCTGTTGCATCCCGGAGTGAGGAGGTAACGGATCAGGAATTGCGCAACGTCTGGGTCAGTGGCCTCTATTCCCTGGAATTGGAACAAGTCAAGGATGCCGAACAAAAATTTGCCTTTGTCATTGCCCGGAAACCCTTTTGGTTGGCCCGGGCCTTTGAGAACCGGGCCATGGTCCTTGAAAGGATGGGTCGCAGGGAGTTGGCCAACAGGGACTACGGAGTTGCACTGGATTTGTACAATCGCGATGTCGCAGCACATCCGGGTGACATCAATCCGCTGCTGCGCCGTGCCGAATACTGGGACCGCAAAGGCAATCCCGAGGCCAGGGTACGTGATTTGAGCAAAGCCATCGCTCTTGAGCCGGACAACGTGTCGTTGCTGAAAGAACGGGCGCATGCTTGGGTGGGCATGCAACGTCCCGAGCAGGCACTCACCGACCTGGGACACCTGATCAGGTTGAACCCCGAGGAGAGTGATCCACTCCTGGCCCGGGCGGATTTGGCCCAAAAACTGGGCAACAACGCCCAGGCCATCGCCGACTATACCCGGGCGATCACCTTGGCTCCCGGTTCGTTCCAGGCCCATGTAAGCCGCGCCGAACTTTACCAAAAGATGGGACAGAATGATCCGGCACTGGCGGATTTTGACCGGGCGGTTAACCTTCAGCCCGATGCCGCTCCAGCCCATTTCAGTCGGGGTCTCATCCTGTTTGGCAGAGAACACTATCAGGCCGCATGGGAAGCTTTTGACAAGGCTGTGACTTTACGATCCGACCAGATTGAATATCTTCTGCGGCGGGGCATGGCCGCATCCAGGTTGGGACGTTCCAGGGAAGCCCTGGCCGATTTTGACCGTATTCTGGCTTTGCAGCCGGGGCATCCGCTGGCAACCATGTATCGAAAACAGGCTGGCGGGTGA
- a CDS encoding homoserine dehydrogenase, with protein sequence MDTLRIGLLGLGTVGTGTVRLLQTHERLLWERTGVRFRLVRIADLDVHRDRGISLHTVELTRDAHAVVVADDIDIVVELIGGIDPARNLVESALRHGKHVVTANKALIAQYGNELLLEAETQNCELAFEAAVAGAIPIIKALRESLAANQIDQIHGILNGTCNYILTEMREKALPFGQVLKAAQEKGYAEADPSFDVDGIDTAHKLAILSAIAFGTPINFKGISVEGIRQVTEVDIAWARKMGYRIKLLAIAKRNPSGLELRVHPAMVAADSMVATVEGVFNAVFVNGDFSGTTMHSGRGAGEKPTASAVLGDLVDMARNLKAGIRRRVPLLSTRTEHLQTMPVLSMDDLIGEYYLRLAVVDESGVLAEIADVFRRHAISIKTIHQEGRSSQATVPVPLVLVTHETSERRIRAGLQELERMGSVLEKPHLIRIESIFA encoded by the coding sequence TTGGACACGCTACGCATCGGCCTGCTGGGGCTGGGAACTGTCGGAACGGGAACGGTACGCCTGCTGCAAACCCACGAGCGCCTGCTTTGGGAAAGAACGGGCGTGCGCTTTCGATTGGTGCGTATCGCCGACCTGGATGTGCATCGTGACCGGGGAATCTCCCTGCACACCGTGGAGTTAACCCGGGATGCGCACGCTGTGGTCGTCGCAGATGACATTGATATCGTTGTCGAGTTGATTGGCGGCATCGATCCGGCACGAAACCTAGTGGAGTCGGCCCTGCGCCATGGCAAACATGTCGTAACCGCCAACAAGGCCCTGATCGCCCAGTACGGCAACGAGCTGTTGCTTGAAGCCGAAACGCAAAATTGTGAACTGGCCTTCGAGGCGGCTGTAGCCGGTGCCATTCCCATCATCAAGGCCCTGCGGGAGAGTCTGGCCGCCAATCAGATCGATCAGATTCATGGCATCCTCAACGGAACCTGCAATTACATCCTGACCGAGATGCGGGAAAAGGCCCTTCCCTTCGGCCAAGTCCTGAAGGCGGCCCAGGAAAAGGGGTACGCCGAGGCGGATCCTTCCTTCGACGTGGATGGCATCGACACGGCCCATAAGTTGGCCATTCTGTCGGCCATTGCGTTTGGCACCCCCATCAACTTCAAGGGTATCAGCGTCGAAGGCATTCGCCAGGTCACGGAAGTCGATATCGCCTGGGCCAGGAAGATGGGGTATCGGATCAAGCTGTTGGCCATAGCCAAACGCAACCCGTCGGGGCTGGAACTTCGTGTCCATCCAGCCATGGTGGCGGCTGACAGCATGGTTGCCACCGTCGAGGGGGTCTTCAATGCGGTGTTTGTGAACGGCGACTTTTCCGGAACGACCATGCACTCTGGCCGCGGAGCCGGAGAGAAGCCCACGGCCAGCGCAGTGCTGGGTGACCTCGTTGACATGGCCCGCAATCTCAAGGCCGGCATACGGCGGCGGGTACCTCTGTTGTCCACACGCACGGAACACCTGCAAACCATGCCGGTTCTCTCCATGGATGACCTGATTGGAGAGTACTATCTCCGTCTGGCCGTTGTGGACGAGAGCGGCGTTCTCGCCGAGATTGCCGATGTGTTCCGCCGGCATGCCATATCCATCAAGACCATCCATCAGGAGGGGCGTTCCAGCCAGGCGACGGTTCCTGTCCCTTTGGTGCTGGTCACCCATGAGACATCGGAACGGCGCATCCGCGCCGGATTGCAGGAGTTGGAGAGGATGGGATCAGTCCTGGAAAAACCGCATCTGATTCGCATCGAGAGCATTTTTGCCTGA
- the alaC gene encoding alanine transaminase, translated as MEEEFFRIKRLPPYVFAVVNELKSQARARGEDIIDFGMGNPDHPTPQHIVDRLNEAAMEGRNHRYSLSKGIHGLRKAVCGYYKRRFDVELDPDREAIVTIGSKEGLSHMALAITNPGVTVLAPNPTYPIHVYAFVIAGADILHVPLLKAEDFFDALKHAVEHTWPRPKTLMINFPANPTAMVVDLDFYVKLVAFAKEHDLIVLSDVAYAELCFDGYLAPSILQVPGAKDVAVEFYSMSKTYNMPGWRVGFAVGNQRLIHALTRLKSYLDYGLFQPIQIAAAVGLNGPQECVDEIRELYRSRRDVLVDGLARAGWVVDKPKATMFVWARIPEEYRKMGSLEFSKLLLQEAKIAVAPGVGFGKYGDEFVRIALIENEHRTRQALRGVRKFFNAGGDVQT; from the coding sequence ATGGAAGAGGAATTTTTTCGCATCAAGCGGTTGCCGCCCTATGTGTTTGCCGTCGTCAACGAGTTGAAGTCCCAGGCAAGGGCACGTGGGGAGGATATCATTGATTTCGGCATGGGAAATCCTGACCACCCAACGCCCCAGCACATCGTGGATCGTTTGAACGAGGCTGCCATGGAGGGCCGCAACCATCGCTACTCCCTCTCGAAGGGCATTCATGGTCTGCGCAAAGCGGTCTGCGGCTACTACAAGCGGCGGTTTGATGTGGAACTGGACCCGGACCGGGAAGCCATTGTCACCATCGGATCGAAAGAGGGTTTGTCGCACATGGCGTTGGCCATCACCAACCCTGGGGTGACCGTCCTTGCGCCCAACCCGACCTATCCCATTCACGTCTATGCCTTCGTCATTGCCGGCGCCGACATTCTGCATGTGCCTCTGCTCAAGGCGGAAGATTTTTTCGATGCCCTGAAACATGCGGTCGAGCACACCTGGCCACGGCCCAAGACGCTGATGATCAACTTTCCGGCCAACCCCACCGCCATGGTGGTCGATCTGGATTTTTACGTCAAGCTGGTGGCATTCGCCAAGGAACACGACCTGATCGTGTTGAGCGACGTGGCTTATGCCGAACTCTGTTTTGACGGTTACCTGGCCCCCAGCATTCTTCAGGTTCCTGGCGCCAAGGATGTCGCTGTGGAGTTCTACTCCATGTCCAAGACCTACAACATGCCTGGTTGGCGCGTCGGTTTTGCGGTGGGCAACCAGAGATTGATTCATGCCCTGACCCGGCTGAAGTCCTACCTCGATTATGGTTTGTTCCAGCCCATCCAGATTGCCGCCGCTGTTGGCCTCAATGGTCCACAAGAGTGCGTCGACGAGATTCGCGAACTGTACCGGAGTCGCCGGGATGTCCTGGTGGACGGTTTGGCACGCGCCGGATGGGTCGTCGACAAGCCCAAGGCCACCATGTTTGTCTGGGCCCGCATACCGGAAGAGTATCGCAAGATGGGTTCTCTGGAGTTTTCCAAGCTGCTTCTCCAGGAAGCTAAAATTGCCGTGGCCCCAGGGGTCGGCTTTGGTAAATATGGTGACGAGTTTGTGCGCATCGCCTTGATTGAAAATGAACATCGGACACGCCAGGCGCTGCGGGGCGTGCGAAAGTTTTTCAATGCCGGGGGAGATGTGCAAACCTGA
- a CDS encoding OmpA family protein, producing MVTPSRKVLLGAWLLSALLTAACHPAPPNPSQAGDDWRRSDVDQDKTPLVRDHCPPTPPGAAVDNRGCAIDSDRDGVLENDDRCPGTPYGVPVDAVGCPRDSDGDGVIDDQDQCPNTPHGVAVDKVGCPLDSDGDGVLDHLDACPGTPIGAVVDARGCWVIPNLNFATGSWTIPAHTHESLRNVVDILKRNADLRVTIQGHTDNVGGEMFNQDLSLKRAKAVLNHLVAQGVVTGRMQAAGFGLTQPVATNDTPVGRAQNRRVVLDIPTRKSP from the coding sequence ATGGTCACGCCGAGCCGGAAGGTTTTGTTGGGAGCATGGCTGTTATCGGCTCTTCTCACGGCGGCCTGTCATCCGGCCCCGCCCAATCCTTCGCAGGCGGGAGACGACTGGCGTCGGAGCGATGTGGACCAGGATAAGACTCCCCTGGTGCGTGATCACTGCCCGCCAACCCCTCCGGGAGCGGCGGTCGACAATCGCGGTTGTGCCATCGACAGCGACCGGGATGGCGTGCTGGAAAATGATGATCGTTGCCCGGGTACGCCCTATGGTGTTCCCGTGGATGCTGTGGGGTGTCCACGCGACAGCGATGGTGATGGTGTCATCGATGACCAGGACCAGTGCCCGAATACGCCTCATGGGGTTGCTGTCGACAAAGTGGGGTGCCCCCTGGACAGCGATGGGGATGGAGTTCTGGATCATCTGGACGCCTGCCCGGGAACGCCGATCGGGGCTGTTGTCGACGCCCGGGGTTGCTGGGTCATACCCAATTTGAATTTTGCCACGGGATCCTGGACCATTCCCGCGCATACCCACGAGAGTTTGCGCAACGTGGTCGATATTCTCAAGCGGAATGCCGATTTGCGTGTGACAATCCAAGGGCATACCGACAACGTGGGCGGTGAGATGTTCAACCAGGATCTCTCCTTGAAACGGGCCAAGGCTGTACTGAATCACCTGGTGGCGCAAGGGGTGGTCACCGGGCGTATGCAGGCTGCCGGGTTTGGCCTGACCCAACCTGTCGCCACGAATGATACCCCTGTTGGCCGGGCCCAGAATCGCCGGGTTGTCCTGGACATTCCGACCCGGAAATCGCCATGA
- the recJ gene encoding single-stranded-DNA-specific exonuclease RecJ, with the protein MIDDPATTPGASFQGRLWEQRERAGLHHEHVARELGMSPLLAPLLASRQIETVAGAQNYLRPALGQLADPSLLRDMDRAVTRVAQALREKEAIAIFGDYDVDGATSSALLVRYFRALGVSVRVYVPDRLDEGYGPNVPAMRQLAAEGTRLIITVDCGISSFDAMEEASRLGMDIVVTDHHQLVDDRLPVAVAIINPNRRDDTFAHKELAGVGLAFYLVMALNRYLRQQGLFGGHLPEPDLKPLLELVAVGTIADVARLTGMNRLLVAVGLRDSARIRNPGLQALVRQAGLSRTSEKGLSPGQIGFQLGPRINAGGRLGQGILGSELLSSDDPERIEEIAHILESANRERQAIEQRILNEALTMIGEQDLINRRMGWVLASPNWHPGVVGIVASRITERFYRPTMVVALDATKGEGKGSGRSVRGVNLFAAVAAAGGFLLRFGGHHAAAGLTIALEQLDPFIEAFDQAVRTQNDPRLFQPVLKFDLLLSPTAMQQELIRHMQRFQPFGMGNPEPVVVLPQMRIESSSVLKERHVKCQLVDNKGGRVEALGFGLLPGPLGERLLTERGTVDVAGTLSISTFRNRETVQLHIKDARLAM; encoded by the coding sequence ATGATCGACGATCCGGCCACAACGCCCGGCGCGTCATTTCAGGGGCGCCTCTGGGAACAGCGGGAGCGTGCCGGATTGCACCACGAACATGTGGCGCGGGAATTGGGTATGTCACCGCTCCTGGCGCCGCTTTTGGCCTCACGCCAGATTGAGACCGTCGCGGGCGCCCAAAATTATTTACGGCCCGCCCTGGGCCAACTTGCAGACCCCTCTCTGCTGCGGGATATGGATCGTGCCGTCACCCGCGTGGCCCAGGCCCTACGGGAGAAGGAAGCCATCGCCATCTTTGGGGATTACGATGTGGATGGAGCCACATCCTCTGCGTTGCTGGTCCGCTATTTCCGGGCCCTGGGTGTATCTGTTCGTGTCTATGTTCCAGATCGGCTGGATGAGGGGTATGGACCCAACGTTCCCGCCATGCGGCAACTCGCCGCCGAGGGAACACGACTGATCATCACCGTGGATTGTGGCATATCCTCCTTCGACGCCATGGAAGAGGCCTCCCGGTTGGGCATGGATATCGTTGTCACCGATCACCACCAACTGGTCGATGATCGGCTGCCGGTCGCTGTCGCGATCATCAATCCGAATCGACGAGACGATACCTTCGCCCACAAGGAGTTGGCGGGGGTCGGTCTGGCTTTTTACCTGGTCATGGCCCTGAACCGGTATTTGCGCCAGCAGGGGTTGTTTGGCGGTCACCTCCCCGAACCCGACCTCAAACCTTTGCTGGAGTTGGTGGCCGTGGGAACAATAGCCGACGTGGCCCGCTTGACCGGCATGAATCGACTCCTGGTGGCCGTCGGCTTGCGGGACAGCGCCCGGATTCGCAACCCGGGGTTGCAGGCCCTGGTTCGCCAGGCGGGCCTCTCTCGAACTTCCGAGAAAGGGCTTTCGCCAGGACAGATCGGTTTTCAGCTGGGGCCACGCATCAATGCCGGGGGTCGCCTGGGTCAAGGCATACTCGGTTCGGAGCTGTTAAGCAGCGATGATCCGGAACGCATCGAGGAGATTGCCCATATTCTCGAAAGCGCCAATCGCGAACGGCAGGCCATCGAACAACGGATCCTGAACGAAGCCCTGACCATGATCGGCGAACAGGATCTGATCAACCGCCGGATGGGGTGGGTATTGGCAAGCCCGAACTGGCACCCCGGGGTGGTCGGTATCGTGGCATCACGCATCACCGAGCGCTTTTATCGACCCACCATGGTTGTCGCCCTGGACGCGACCAAGGGAGAGGGCAAAGGTTCGGGGCGCTCGGTGCGCGGGGTGAATTTGTTCGCCGCCGTTGCCGCTGCCGGCGGATTTTTACTGCGTTTTGGCGGACATCACGCCGCCGCCGGCCTGACCATCGCCCTGGAGCAACTTGACCCTTTCATCGAGGCCTTTGATCAGGCGGTGCGGACCCAAAATGATCCCAGACTGTTTCAACCCGTTCTCAAGTTTGATCTTCTCCTCTCCCCAACGGCCATGCAACAGGAGCTGATCCGGCACATGCAACGCTTTCAACCCTTCGGCATGGGCAATCCCGAACCGGTTGTCGTTCTGCCACAGATGCGCATCGAGTCATCGTCAGTCCTGAAGGAACGCCATGTCAAATGCCAGTTGGTCGACAACAAGGGGGGGCGCGTGGAAGCGCTCGGTTTTGGTTTGCTTCCAGGCCCTTTGGGAGAGCGGCTATTGACGGAACGCGGTACCGTCGATGTGGCAGGAACCCTTTCGATCAGCACGTTTCGAAATCGGGAAACGGTGCAATTGCACATCAAGGATGCACGTCTGGCCATGTGA
- a CDS encoding PepSY-associated TM helix domain-containing protein — MQWSNVMRSVHSWMGIIVFPFVFLAGVTGFYLSNEDLFPTSTMFEHIESGEVIWPEKKDPLSLEKAITLANSQWKNGITGKVTKKKINDRNQYILWEKGGNQRIVIDIDNHSYYVKTSDYIKRQYTPDGIHLHTKFYIYNIIEHIHKGRLMHWGAFKVAVDVTSIALVLFAISGVYLWIRPRLKRYFRNRS, encoded by the coding sequence ATGCAATGGTCAAACGTCATGCGTTCAGTGCACTCCTGGATGGGAATAATCGTTTTCCCGTTTGTGTTCCTGGCCGGGGTAACGGGTTTCTACCTCAGCAATGAAGACCTGTTTCCGACATCCACAATGTTCGAACATATTGAGTCCGGAGAAGTAATATGGCCAGAAAAAAAAGATCCACTCTCCCTTGAAAAAGCGATCACTCTGGCCAACTCTCAATGGAAGAATGGCATAACCGGAAAGGTAACCAAAAAAAAGATTAACGATAGAAATCAATACATCCTCTGGGAGAAGGGAGGCAATCAACGGATCGTGATCGATATTGACAATCACTCGTATTATGTAAAAACGAGCGATTACATTAAAAGACAATACACGCCTGACGGCATTCATCTGCATACGAAATTCTATATTTATAACATCATTGAACACATACACAAAGGCAGGCTCATGCACTGGGGAGCATTCAAGGTGGCTGTGGATGTCACGAGTATTGCGCTGGTGCTTTTTGCCATATCGGGGGTATATTTGTGGATTCGTCCACGTCTGAAGCGTTACTTCAGGAACAGGAGCTGA